The genomic stretch GCTGGCGGAGATGCCCGCCGCCCTCCAGGTGATGCTGTTGCGCGTGCTGGAGGACGGGAGCTTCTCGCGCGTCGGCGAGTCGCGGGTGCGGCACTCGCGCTTCCGGCTCGTCGGCGCCACCTGCAGGGACCTCGAGGGCGCCGTGCGCGACGGCTCGTTCCGCGGCGACCTCTACTTCCGGTTGCAGGGGGCCATCCTCCGCCTGCCGCCGCTGCGCGAGCGCGGGGACCTGCCCGAACTGGTGAAGGCCCTCGTCGTCCAACTGGCCCAGGAGGGAGGCCACCCGCCCTGCGCCGTGTCGCCCGCCGCGCTCGCGCGCCTCCAGGCCCACGCGTGGCCCGGCAACGTGCGAGAGCTCAAGACGGTGCTGCGCCTGGCGCTGGTCCGGGCCATGGGCGCGGACGTGCTCGACGTGGACGCGCTTCCGCCCTTGTCCGGGGGGGCCCCACCCCGGCATCCCGTGAGCCCACCGGCGCGAGAGGCTCCGTCCCCCGTGGCGCTGCGCGAGCTGGAGGCGAACGCCATCCTCGATGCGCTCAGCCGCAGCGGCGGCAACGTGGCCAGGGCCGCCCGGCTCCTGGGCATCGCCCGCAGCACCCTCTACCGCATGGTGGAGCGCTTCGGCCTGTCGCTGCCGCCCCGCTCCTGAGCCCCGCGCCTCCGCTCGTCACGGGCGCGTCCGGGTGTCGCGGCGTGTCTCGCCCCGCGCCAGCTGTGTCCGTCCAGGTGTCGCGATGCGCGACACGACGCACCGCGACGTCGAGGCGGCGCGGCGTGGCACGGGTGTTGCCCCTGGGGGGCGCCAGTTCCCACCCGCTGCCCACGCAGGAGAGCGTCCATGATCTACGCCGCCCCGAATCAGCCTGGCTCGAAGGTGAAGTTCAAGTCGCGCTACCAGAACTTCATCGGCGGAAGGTGGGTCGAACCCAAGCGCGGCCAGTACTTCGAGAACATCACCCCCGTCACGGGCAAGGTGTTCACGGAGATTCCCCGCTCCACGTCGGAGGACATCGACCTGGCGCTGGACGCGGCGCACGCGGCGCGCGTTTCGTGGGGCCGCACCGCCCCCTCGGCCCGCGCCAACATCCTCCTGAAGATCGCCGACCGCATGGAGCAGAACCTGGAGCTGCTCGCGCTCGCGGAGACGTGGGACAACGGCAAGCCCATCCGCGAGACGCTCGCCGCGGACCTGCCGCTGGCCATCGACCACTTCCGCTACTTCGCCAGCTGCATCCGCGCGCAGGAGGGCTCCGCGGGCGAACTGGACGCGGACACCGTCGCCTACCACTTCCACGAACCGCTGGGCGTGGTGGGGCAGATCATCCCCTGGAACTTCCCCATCCTGATGGCGGCCTGGAAGCTGGCGCCGGCGCTGGCCGCGGGCAACTGCGTGGTGCTCAAGCCCGCCGAGCAGACCCCCGCGGGCATCCTCCTGCTCACCGAGCTGGTCCAGGACCTGCTGCCGGAGGGCGTGCTCAACATCGTCAACGGCTTCGGCATCGAGGCCGGCAAGCCCCTGGCGTCCAGCAACCGCGTGGCCAAGGTGGCCTTCACCGGAGAGACGACCACGGGCCGGCTCATCCTCCAATACGCCAGCGAGAACCTCATCCCGGTGACGCTGGAGCTGGGCGGCAAGAGCCCGAACATCTTCTTCGAGGATGTGATGGCCCACGACGACGACTTCTTCGACAAGGCCCTGGAGGGCTTCGCCATGTTCGCCCTCAACCAGGGCGAGGTGTGCACGTGTCCGTCGCGCGCGCTGGTGAACGAGCGCATCTACGGCGCGTTCATGGAGCGGGCGCTGGAGCGCGTGAAGAAGGTGACGCCGGGCAACCCGCTCGACACGGACACGAAGCTGGGCGCGCAGGCGTCCAACGACCAGCTGGAGAAGATCCTCGGCTACATCGACATCGGCAAGAAGGAGGGCGCCAAGGTGCTCACCGGAGGCGAGCGCGTGCGGCTGCCCGGTGACCTCGAGGGCGGCTACTACGTGGCGCCCACCGTCTTCCAGGGCCACAACCGCATGCGCGTCTTCCAGGAGGAGATCTTCGGCCCCGTGGTGAGCGTCGCCACCTTCAAGGACTTCGACGACGCGATGCACCTGGCCAACGACACGCTCTACGGCCTGGGCGCGGGCGTGTGGACGCGCGACGTCAACACCGCCTACCGCGCGGGCCGCGCCATCGAGGCCGGTCGCGTGTGGACCAACTGCTACCACCTGTACCCGGCGCACGCGGCCTTCGGCGGCTACAAGCAGTCCGGCATCGGCCGCGAGACGCACAAGAAGATGCTCGACCACTACCAGCAGACCAAGAACCTGCTGGTGAGCTACAGCCCCAAGGCCCTGGGGTTCTTCTGATGAGCGACCCCCGCGCCGGCCCCGGTGCGGGAGGGCGTCCGGAGGTGGCCCGGGTGGCGGTGACGCCCGAGGCCGCCGCCGTCATCCGCTCGCTGCGCGCCACCCACGGGCCGCTCATGTTCCACCAGTCCGGCGGCTGCTGTGATGGCAGCGCGCCCATGTGCTACCCCCAGGGCGAATTCCGCGTGGGCCAGCGGGACGTCTTCCTGGGCGAGGTCGAGGGCTGCCCCGTCTACATCGGCGGGGCGCAGTTCGAGTACTGGCAGCACACCCACCTCACCGTGGACGTGGTGAAGGGCCGTGGCGCGGGCTTCAGCCTGGAGTCGCCCCTGGGGGTGCGCTTCCTCACGCGCAGCCGCGTCTTCACGGACGAGGAATACGCGCTGCTGAAGCAAGCCCCACCCCCGCGCCGCGGGCCACCAGAGTAGGCGCTCCCCGCGCGACGACGGGGCCCGGGGCGCGACCTCCGGGCCCCACCGCCCGGCGCTCCAGCGGCTCGGGGAGCAGACGGTGTCGCGGGGCCGCGCCGACGCGAAGCAGGGGGCCTCGCACCCGGTCGTCGTACACTCCGCGACGCGGTGGTCGTACCGCTGGTCACAGGCCGGGCGACACGGCGGCGGGCCCTGGGGCCGCGCCGACGCTCAGGCGGCCTCGTCGAGGATGTCCAGGGCGTCCCGGACGCCGGGCAGGGCGGACAGCAGCTCCAGCTCTGCGGCCTGGAGGACGGACACGCGCCGGCCGGCGACGCGCTCCATCGTCAGCTCGATGCGGTGGTCGCCCGCCGGGTTGACGTGCCGGAAGATGCGGGCCCGGCGGCCCTCGGCCTGGCAGGCGAGGATGTCGCGCTGGAGGCTGCGCAGCCGCCGGAACACCTTGAGGGCCAGGCGCCCCTCGGGGGTGTCGAAGGTGTGGAAGTGCCGGTTGCGCGACAGCGGCTTGCTGGGGTCATGGAGCCTCTCGACGAGGCGCCGAACGAATGGGTCCATCGACGGGGGAGGATAACATCCGGTACCCTCCGGCTCAGCGATGCACTGGCGAAATCGACCGCTTCCGTGGACCCTGGCGCTCCTCCTCCCGCTTGCCTGCAAGGAACCGGAGGTCGCGGCCGTCCAGAACCGTGCTCAACAGGCCCAGGCCGCCCTGGCCGAGGCCCGGGCCCATCTGGCCAATGGGCAACCCGCTCCCGCCCTGGCGGCCGTCCGCCGCGCCGCCACGGCCGCGCCGGACAGCTCCGAACCGTACCTGCTCATGGCGGACGCCCAGCGCATGAGCAACAACATCGGCGCCGCCATCATGGCCCTCAAGCAGGCCGAGGCGCTCATCCCCGGCACGGACCCCAGCATCCAGAAGCAGCTGGCGGACATGTACCTGGGCAACGGCAACATCGCCGAGGCCCTCTCCACGCTCACCACCCTGCGTGACTCCGGGTTGATGACGAACGAGGACGTGCTGGGCCTGGCCCGCCTGCAGGCGAAGGACGGGCAGATGGACGCCGCCTTCACCACCATCGAGGGCGTGCTGCGCGAGAGCCCCGACGACCCCGAGGCCAAGGCGGTGGAGGCGGAGGTCCTCCTCATGAAGGGCGACGAGCTGCTCGCCGCCAACCTCATGGACAAGCTGCTGGCGAACAACCCGGCGCACACCGCCGCGCGGCTGCTGCGCGCCCGCTACTTCCTCGTCAGCGGCGTGCCGCAGATGGCGGAGGCGGACCTGCAGGCCATCGAACCCAAGGACGCCAACCGCGCGGACGTCGTCATGCTGCGCGCCCGCGTGCTGCTCGCCCTGGGCCGCGCCGCGGACGCGGAGGCCGCGCTCAAGCCCCTGGTGGACTCCGAACCCCAGAACGCCGAGGCCCTGGCGTGGATGGCGGACACGGCGCTGGCGCAGGGGCGGCGCGCGGACGCGCTGTCCCTGGTGGACCGCGCGCTCACCTTCCGGCCCCGGCTCGCCCGCGCGCTGTACGTGAGGGGGCGCGCGCAGGAGGAGCAGAACGACCGCAAGTCCGCGGAGGAGAGCTACCGCTTCGCCCTGAGCGCCGAGCCCCGCTTCGCCCCCGTCCACGCCCGGCTGTGGCGGATGTACCTGGAGGCGGACCGCAAGGTGGACGCCTTCACGTCGCTGGAGCGGCTGCTCGACATGGGCGAGGCCTCCCTCGAGGAGAAGGTCGTGCTGGCGCGGCTGTCCGCGCAACTCCAGACGCAGATGACGCGCGGGATGAAGCTCATCGACGAGGCCCTCAAGAAGGATCCGGAGAACGCCGAGTACCAGGAGGTCAAGAAGCAGCTGGTCGCCGTGGCCCCCAAGCCCAAGAAGAAGCCGGGCGGCCCGGTCATCATCCGCGGCGGTCGCTGACGACTCCAGGGCCCGAGCTTCCCAAGCCCGGGCCCGGGGGTTCGAACCCCGCGTCCTCCAGAGGCCCAGCACGCCCACCCGGGTGCTGGGCCTTTTTCATGTCCCCCGGACGTCCCCGCCCCCGGGGACCTGGGACGTCGTCTCGCATTGGCCCAACACCAGACGGCGTGTCTCCTCTGAATCCTGTCACGTCACCCGCCTCGGGAGCGCCACGGACCGCGCGCCTCCCGGGTGGTGGCCGTTGCCAGTCTCATCGTGGAAACCACTGATGCGAGCGCGACCCGGTGATGGAGGAGGGCGGTGCCGAGACGGCCTCCGCGCGTGGTCCTCGCCAGGGTCGACAATTCATGACACACTCTCTGTGAATCCAGTGTTGAAACCGATTTCTCGCCTAAATGCGTCAAAATAGATATCGCGTGAAATCGTGTTCGATGTGTTGACTGCGGGGCTGCTCTCGCGTATTTCGTCTGTCCATTCCAACCATCTCTTCCCCCGCGCTCGCGTCTCATGATGCGAGCCATTGTCGAGGTGTCACATGGTGACCGTCGAGCTGGACATCTTCTCGGGTCGTCCCAATCCGAAGTGGACGCTGTCGGAGCGGGAAGTGCGGCAGCTTGCCGAGCGCATCCGCGCCGATCCCTCGCTGCTGCTTCCGCTCGACGCGGAGACCGGCGGCCTGGGCTACCGCGGCTTCATCCTGAACGCGGAGGACACCGGGAGCGCGGACGACTGGAAGCGGCTGGGTCTGCCGTCGCAGGTCCGCCTGGGCGGGCGCTTCCAGCCCGGGGCGGCGGAGAGCTCCTCGTTCCTGCTGCACACGGCGGAGAGCGCGCGGCTGGACCTGAAGGATCCGGGGCCCGTGCTGGGCGTGGCGGAGCGCACCATCGTCGAGACGCTCTCGGTGCCCGGCTTCGCGCCGTCCTACTGCACGCCCGCGGCCCTCTCCAGCGACACGGACTTCTCGTTCTGGAACGGCGCGGCGTACCAGCGGTACAACAACTGCTACAACTTCGCGAGCAACTACCGCACCAACACGTTCGCGCAGCCGGGCCGCGCGGCCGGTTCCATGTATACGTCCATCGACTGTGGCAGCGTGGGCGGCGCGGCGGAGCGTGACGGCTGGCAGCTGACGTGCCGCGACGACATCAACTACAACGTCTGTCTCGTCATCTGGCCGAACTTCGACTACCACTGGTACCGCTGGTGCGCGAACAACCACTGGTGCCACAAGCCGGGCCAGACGGCGGCGCGCAACTACGACAACTCGAACAACCTCATCACGAACCCCGAGGCCGCCGACCGCGGTGGCTACACCATCTTCTGCGGCTACTACCGCGGCTTCGGCGTCGTCGTGTCATGAGGTCGTCGCGCCTCCCATGGGGGCTGGCCGTGGCGCTGGGGCTGATGGGAGCCCTGGCGTGCACCACGGGGAGCCCCTCCAATCCCACGTCCGCGAATTCGGAATCGAGAGACGCCATGACGCCGGCGAGAGCCAGTCTGGACCTCTTCAGCGGCCGGGAGGCGATCTCCTGGGCGCTGTCCGCCGAGGAGTCGCGCGCGCTGCGGGAAGCCGTGCAGGCGCTGCCCAGGGGCTCGAGACCCATCCCGGACGTCGGGTTGGGCTACCGGGGCTTCGAGGTGGCGTGGGAGGGAGGCGCCCACGCGAGGGTCTACCATGATGTCATCGAATACACCGAGTCAGGGCGCACCGTGCTGCTCGAGGACTCGGGGCGGCAGTTGGAGCAGCGGCTGCTGACCGGAGCCAGGCCCCATCTGACTCCAGAGCTGTTCACGGCCGTGGAGGCGCAGCTGCGGTCCACCACGCCATGAGACCTGTCGGCGGGGCTCGTCGGCCCGCCGTGAGCACTTCCTAGCGAAGGAGAGACCATGTCCGGAGACTCGTCGAACCGCCGTAACTTCCTCAAGGCGATGGGCCTCACCGCCGCCGCCGTCGTCGTCCCCGTGGGCCTGGGGACCACCGCCGTCAGCGCCGCCCCCGCGGTGGCGCCCGACCTGGGCGAGCTGGAGCTGTGGCTGCTGGATACCGGCGTGGGCACGCTGGACCCCAGCCTGTACGGCGTGGCCCGCCAGGGCATGCTGACCGCCGCACGCAGCTAGCCGCCCCGCCCGCGGCAGCAAGCACCCGCGCGCCGGATGACGGCGCCTTCCTTCCGGGAGGGCGCGGTCGTCCGTGCGCGCGTGTCGTGTTTGACCTGCCCCTGGTGGGAATCCACGATTCCGAATTCGTGCAAGGATTCCGGCCCGTATGCGTCTCATTTGAGCGTCAGGCGGGTGGGTGTATTCCCAGACACCCTGTGTAGCCCGCCACCCACGCACGGCCGGGCACAGCCATGACCAGGTTTCTGGGATTGCATACTGGTGGTGAATTGCGTTGATTCTGTCGGTAAATACCAGTATACGCTATCCACTCTACTTACCCAGAGGCAGAGGGGCGGCCTGGGAAGTATTCATGTGCTGGCGTTGATCGCTCGGGCGGGAATGGAGCACCTCTCTGGGGGCCGCAGAGTCGTCATAGCAGTATGTGTTTCCTTTCATAAAAGGAGGAACAGCCAGCCATGAAGCTCAATCCATTGTCGTGGGCCCGTTCTCTGTCTCTCGCGGTGCTGATCGTCGGGGCGGCCGCGTCCGCGCAGCCGGTTCCCAACGAGGGTCGGTGCGCGTCGGATCAGATCGGCAGCAACTACTACGCGAACGAGCGCATCGAGTGGGCCCTGAAGTGTGGGCACATCAACGCGCAGCAGGCCTTCAACTACCGCCAGTTCTTCGACATCGCCACCGGCACGGTCCAGGTGAAGAGCCTCTACACCTATCCGCTGTATGGGTGGCCGGTGGACCTCTACAACACCCTGGTCTGGATCGCCCCCATGGACCGCAACGCGCCCTGCACGGTGGGCTACAACGCCACCTACGGCAGCTACGCCCGCGTCGTGTCGGAGTGCCTGGTGGGCTGCTACACGCCGGAGCAGAAGGTGCGCTTCGCCACGGGCGACATCGGCATCCAGGAGGCGATGATGTCCCAGCGCACGGACGTCGTCACGCTGGCGCCGGGCGCGACCTTCGACCGGCTGACCTTCCAGACCGGCAAGGTGGTGGCCTACGTCTCCGACGTCGCGGACGCCGAGCAGCCCCTCCTCAACATCCGCACCCGTGGCGGCGGCCACCTGCGCGTGACCACCAACCACCCCATCGTCGACAGCGCCGGCGTGGTGAAGCAGGCCGACGAGTTCCAGGAGGGTGAGGAGCTCATCCGCGCGGATGGCTCGCTCGACGCCATCGTCTCCATCGAGAAGGAGATGTACTTCGGCAAGACCTACAACCTGAAGCCCGCCACCTTCGACCCGACGACGAACATCGTCGTGGCCCAGGGCTTCCTCAACGGCTCCAGCCGCTTCCAGGACAAGACGGTGACCGAGGGCAACCGGGTCCTGCTGCGCCAGAACATCCCGGACTCCGCCCTGGCGCCGTAACCGGCGGCCTCCACTTCCGACTCCAGAATGGCAGAGGGCACCCGGACGCGGCCAGCGCACCGCCCCGGATGCCTTCGTCTTGCCCAATCCGTCACGGGACGGGGGCCCCTTCCAGGGGCCCGCGCACCGGGGGCAAGTCCTCACGCCGGGCCGCGGCTCTGGCCGTTCGCGGGCCTGGCCGGCGCGAGCGCAGGACCGACGCGATGACAGGCGGTCTCATCGCGTCTCATGAAACACGTGTCATGTCGTTGCAGGAATGAAGTCTCTCGTCGTCCACCAAGGAGTTTCTCGTGAATATCCGTCACCTCCCGTGGGGGAAGTCGCTGGCTGTGATGATGTTGTTGGGGGCAACAGGGGCCTCGGCCCAGGTCGCGAACGAAGGAAGGTGCGCTTCGGATCAGCTCTTCACGAATGCCCAGGCCAACGAGCGCATCGAGTGGGCCCTGCGCTGTGGCACGATCACGGCGCAGCAGGCGTTCGACTTCCGCAACTTCTTCGATCCCGCCTCCGGCACCGTCCAGCCCAAGCCCATCTATACCTATCCCGTGTACGGGTGGCCCGCGTCCGTCGCGGCGAACGCCGTCGTCTGGGTGGCCCCCACGGACCGTAACGTTTCGTGCACCCTCCCGTACAGCGCGGCCCATGGCGGCTACGCCCGCGTCGTGACGGAGTGTGTGATTGGTTGCTACACCCCGGAGCAGACGGTGCGCTTCTCCACGGGTGACGTGGCCATCGCGGAGGCGATGAAGTCCCAGCGCACGGACGTCGTCACGCTGGCGCCGGGCGCGACCTTCGACCGCATGTCCTTCCAGACGGGCCAGGTCGCGGCCTACACGGCGGACATCGTCGACGCCGAGCAGCCCCTCCTCAACATCCGCACCCGCGGCGGCGGCCACCTGCGCGTGACCACCAACCACCCGGTGGTGGACAGCGCCGGCGTGGTGAAGCAGGCCGACGAGTTCCAGGAGGGCGAGGAGCTGGTCCGCGCGGACGGCTCGCTCGACGCCATCGTCTCCATCGAGAAGGAGATGTACTTCGGCAAGACCTACAACCTGAAGCCGTCGACCTATGACTCGACGACGAACATCGTCGTGGCCCAGGGCTTCCTCAATGGCTCCGGCCGCTTCCAGAACAAGTCGGTGACCGAGGGCAACCGGGTCCTGCTGCGTCAGAACATCCCGGACTCCGTCTTCGAGCCGTAAGTCTGACATCTGCTTCGACAAGGGGGGCCTGGAGTCGAAGGCTCCCCTTGTGCTTTCCTATTCCCACTCACGCGTCCGGGGGGGCTCGTTCCGAGACGCACGCGCAAGGGTAGACATGACCGTGGAGCACACTCGAACCAGTTCGCGACAAGGGTGGATTTGGGGAATCGTGGCGGCGGCGTGCGTGGGGGGAGGCGTGGTGTGGTTTCTGCGGGCGGACCCCACCCAGGATTCCCAGACATCGTCCGGCGGCCCGCGGCAGGTTGGAGGCTCGCCTTCGCAATCCGTGACAGGCTCTGCGGACGCGAGGGCGCGGGGCGTGGAGCGGGGCGTCACGGGCGTGGCGTCTGGCGGCGCGCCCTCCGGAGCGGGGGCGTCCGCGCCGGGTTCGCCCGCGCCAGGAACCCCCGGGCCCCAGGCCGGTGACGTGGACGCGCCCCCAGGCGCTCCGCCCGAGTACTTCGGGAGCCGGGACTACATCCGCAAGAAGGTGCTCGCGGCGAACAAGGACCTGGAGGACTACAAGTTCTTCGAGGCGAAGGTCCTGCGCACGCCGGCGGAGACGGAGACGTTCCAGGCCATGCTGTCCTCGCCGGAGCGGCTCGACCGGGCCTTCACGCGGCTGACGTCCTCGGGCGAGACGGCCTACTCCAGCGAGGTGGAGCTCGAGCGGATGTACCAGGTGGACTACCTGGAGCAGGCGCTGCGCTGGAAGGAGAACCCGGAGCGGGAGCGGGTGCTCGACCTGGCGGAGAAGGTCATCCTCGCGGACAACCTCACGCCGTCGCTCCCCATCGAGCTGCGGCGTTCGTTGGCGGGGGACAAGCTCGAGCTGTTCGGCGTGCTCCAGTCCGTGGCTCCGGAGCGTGCCCTGCGCACGACGGAGCGGGCGCGGGGCACCCGCCTCGAAAGACTCCTGGCGTTCGCGGGCAAGGCGCCCACTCCTTGAATGCAGTCGACACATCTCCAGACAGGTCAATCCATCATGCGAACGCGTTGGCAGCTCCTGCTCACCGGCTCCCTGGCCCTGGCGATGGGCTGTGGGGGTGAGCCAGGCGACCCTCCCCCCCAGGACCCGGGATGTCTGACGGACGATGACTCGGGATGTGGGGGCGGCCCCTCCGTGGAGTGTCTGGGGGAGCGGCCCGCCACCGGGGGGGACCCGGCCATGGGGTTCGTGGTGGACGCGGCGGCGCCCGCGGTCATGAACATCCACCCCTGCTCGGGCGCGGTCGGCGTGGACGCCTCCTCGAGGATCCGCGTCGCGTTCTCGAAGGACGTGGACGTCGCGTCGCTGACCACGTCGACCTTCGTCGTGTCGAAGGGGGGGCAGCGGGTGGTGGGGGCGCTCACGCTCCAGGGGACGATCGCCACCTTCCAGCCGATGGAGAAGTTCACCCTGGGCCAGTCGTACGAGGTGCTCGTCACGACGGGCGTGCGCGGGGTCGACGGCAAGCCGCTGGTCTCCGAGTACAGCTGGACCTTCACCGTGCGCGAGGGCCTCTGGGCGGCGCCCATCCGGCTGGAGGCGGATGATCGCGGCAGCGCCTACGACGCGCAGATGGTGGCGGACGGGCAGGGCAACGTCCTGGCGGCGTGGCTGCAGTTCGACGGCACTCACACCAATCTCTACGCGCGGCGCTACAACGTCACCACGGGGTGGGAGGCGGGCAACCGCGTCGTCAGCGAGGAGCGCGGGAGCGCGAGCCGGTTCGCGCTCGCGATGAATGCCCGAGGCGAGGCGATCGCCCTCTGGACCCAGTGGTACCAGTCGCTGAGCCGCCTCTGGACGAGCTTCTCCTCGTCCACCACGCCCTGGACGGCGCCCTCGGTCGTCGAGCCCCAGGCCAGCCAGGTCCTCTCGCCGGCGGTGGCCATCGACCGCAACGGCAATGGCATGGCCATCTGGCTGCATGGCAGCGAGCCCGCGCACCTGTGGGGAGGCCAGTACCTCAACACGGTGGGCTGGGTGGACATGCGCACCCTGTCGTCGCTCGACATGGGCGGGAGCGAGGAGCCGCAGGTCGCGACGGATGGCTTCGGCAACGTCACGGTGGTGTGGCTGCAGCGGGAT from Myxococcus stipitatus encodes the following:
- a CDS encoding Ig-like domain-containing protein, producing MRTRWQLLLTGSLALAMGCGGEPGDPPPQDPGCLTDDDSGCGGGPSVECLGERPATGGDPAMGFVVDAAAPAVMNIHPCSGAVGVDASSRIRVAFSKDVDVASLTTSTFVVSKGGQRVVGALTLQGTIATFQPMEKFTLGQSYEVLVTTGVRGVDGKPLVSEYSWTFTVREGLWAAPIRLEADDRGSAYDAQMVADGQGNVLAAWLQFDGTHTNLYARRYNVTTGWEAGNRVVSEERGSASRFALAMNARGEAIALWTQWYQSLSRLWTSFSSSTTPWTAPSVVEPQASQVLSPAVAIDRNGNGMAIWLHGSEPAHLWGGQYLNTVGWVDMRTLSSLDMGGSEEPQVATDGFGNVTVVWLQRDGAQKALWMRRFAPDIGWGEVHRLKPAESLDAVSPRLAVDANGGAMVVWQSRQTPQRVYSVRYVPGVGWEAVRQVAQLDVGQISALAIAGEPGGRVTAVWSQGDETRGSIWAARYEVAGGWGAAARLSPTDVERSQEPAVAMDGNGNAVAAWFQIHGTTTQLWAARSASGGGGWGTLTRVDSSGNAITPKVVMDSSGRATIIWSQYAGNHFDLWTSRFE
- the adh gene encoding aldehyde dehydrogenase, with protein sequence MIYAAPNQPGSKVKFKSRYQNFIGGRWVEPKRGQYFENITPVTGKVFTEIPRSTSEDIDLALDAAHAARVSWGRTAPSARANILLKIADRMEQNLELLALAETWDNGKPIRETLAADLPLAIDHFRYFASCIRAQEGSAGELDADTVAYHFHEPLGVVGQIIPWNFPILMAAWKLAPALAAGNCVVLKPAEQTPAGILLLTELVQDLLPEGVLNIVNGFGIEAGKPLASSNRVAKVAFTGETTTGRLILQYASENLIPVTLELGGKSPNIFFEDVMAHDDDFFDKALEGFAMFALNQGEVCTCPSRALVNERIYGAFMERALERVKKVTPGNPLDTDTKLGAQASNDQLEKILGYIDIGKKEGAKVLTGGERVRLPGDLEGGYYVAPTVFQGHNRMRVFQEEIFGPVVSVATFKDFDDAMHLANDTLYGLGAGVWTRDVNTAYRAGRAIEAGRVWTNCYHLYPAHAAFGGYKQSGIGRETHKKMLDHYQQTKNLLVSYSPKALGFF
- a CDS encoding tetratricopeptide repeat protein codes for the protein MHWRNRPLPWTLALLLPLACKEPEVAAVQNRAQQAQAALAEARAHLANGQPAPALAAVRRAATAAPDSSEPYLLMADAQRMSNNIGAAIMALKQAEALIPGTDPSIQKQLADMYLGNGNIAEALSTLTTLRDSGLMTNEDVLGLARLQAKDGQMDAAFTTIEGVLRESPDDPEAKAVEAEVLLMKGDELLAANLMDKLLANNPAHTAARLLRARYFLVSGVPQMAEADLQAIEPKDANRADVVMLRARVLLALGRAADAEAALKPLVDSEPQNAEALAWMADTALAQGRRADALSLVDRALTFRPRLARALYVRGRAQEEQNDRKSAEESYRFALSAEPRFAPVHARLWRMYLEADRKVDAFTSLERLLDMGEASLEEKVVLARLSAQLQTQMTRGMKLIDEALKKDPENAEYQEVKKQLVAVAPKPKKKPGGPVIIRGGR
- a CDS encoding twin-arginine translocation signal domain-containing protein yields the protein MSGDSSNRRNFLKAMGLTAAAVVVPVGLGTTAVSAAPAVAPDLGELELWLLDTGVGTLDPSLYGVARQGMLTAARS
- a CDS encoding DUF779 domain-containing protein translates to MSDPRAGPGAGGRPEVARVAVTPEAAAVIRSLRATHGPLMFHQSGGCCDGSAPMCYPQGEFRVGQRDVFLGEVEGCPVYIGGAQFEYWQHTHLTVDVVKGRGAGFSLESPLGVRFLTRSRVFTDEEYALLKQAPPPRRGPPE